A region of uncultured Carboxylicivirga sp. DNA encodes the following proteins:
- a CDS encoding ATP-binding protein: protein MDWKRLFFRNKKHNNLLETFKKVEPVIYDIFSPSNRHIGDDYFRYIGQKICGLISADYLMIGTYQNKQNSIESLVYCSSTDFYDNIVYQMNDTPCVNVVGKNTHTITNCAWEQFARNTPLSENLVEGYIGIPLFNSSDEPIGIIVALFKDPIIQDYKTIESLMYLFTPRLSTEIIHLQAKEEVRKRNAELELMHRALKDKNKKLDYSVAELRKAQLKSKEYDQLKSTFLANLSHEIRTPLNVILGFMELLRSDSLTVEERDEYVDIVNLNGLQLLKVMDDLIDISKLQTRLMQEEYSKVVLNDLMEHTHTYFAKQASVIKKNVNINFENGLKDGMDVIISDQEALSKVMKHLLDNALKFTNEGGEISIGYEVQDDQLMFFVKDSGIGVQPGQDEIIFDMFRQGSESFKREFGGNGLGLAISKKYVETLGGQIWLDKQYKKGACFRFTIPFELSQINNATFNLKRQPLVNQYL from the coding sequence ATGGATTGGAAGAGATTATTTTTCAGGAATAAAAAACATAATAATTTACTTGAAACCTTCAAGAAGGTTGAGCCTGTGATATATGATATTTTTTCACCGAGTAATCGTCATATTGGCGATGATTATTTTCGTTATATCGGTCAGAAAATATGTGGATTAATCTCAGCAGATTATTTAATGATTGGGACTTATCAAAATAAGCAAAACTCAATTGAGTCTTTGGTTTATTGCAGTAGTACTGATTTTTATGACAATATTGTTTATCAAATGAATGATACTCCCTGTGTCAATGTTGTCGGAAAAAATACACATACAATTACCAATTGTGCGTGGGAACAATTTGCCAGAAATACACCTTTATCAGAAAATCTTGTTGAAGGTTATATAGGAATCCCGTTATTTAATTCTTCAGACGAGCCAATTGGAATAATAGTGGCATTGTTTAAAGATCCAATTATTCAGGATTATAAAACAATTGAATCACTGATGTATTTGTTTACTCCCCGTTTAAGTACTGAGATTATACATTTACAAGCTAAAGAGGAAGTTAGAAAGCGAAATGCTGAGTTGGAGCTAATGCATCGTGCATTAAAAGATAAAAATAAGAAACTTGATTATTCAGTTGCTGAATTGCGCAAAGCTCAGCTTAAATCAAAAGAATATGATCAGTTAAAATCAACATTCCTTGCTAATTTAAGTCACGAAATAAGAACTCCTTTAAACGTGATATTAGGTTTTATGGAACTTCTTCGATCTGATTCATTGACGGTGGAAGAGCGTGATGAGTATGTTGATATTGTTAATTTAAATGGTTTGCAGTTGCTTAAGGTGATGGATGACCTGATTGATATTTCAAAGTTGCAAACAAGATTGATGCAGGAAGAATATAGCAAGGTTGTGTTAAATGATTTAATGGAACATACTCATACCTATTTTGCGAAACAAGCATCAGTTATTAAAAAGAATGTCAATATCAATTTTGAAAATGGATTGAAAGATGGAATGGATGTTATCATTTCTGATCAGGAAGCTTTATCAAAGGTGATGAAACATCTCTTGGACAATGCCTTAAAGTTCACGAACGAAGGTGGTGAAATTAGTATTGGGTATGAGGTTCAGGATGATCAACTAATGTTTTTTGTTAAAGATAGTGGAATTGGAGTACAGCCCGGTCAGGATGAAATTATTTTTGATATGTTCCGTCAGGGTTCTGAAAGCTTTAAACGTGAGTTTGGCGGTAACGGACTTGGTTTAGCCATATCTAAGAAATACGTTGAGACCTTGGGTGGTCAAATCTGGCTGGATAAGCAATACAAGAAAGGGGCTTGTTTCCGATTTACAATACCCTTTGAATTATCACAAATAAATAATGCCACATTTAATCTTAAAAGGCAGCCATTAGTAAACCAATATCTTTAG
- the tsaE gene encoding tRNA (adenosine(37)-N6)-threonylcarbamoyltransferase complex ATPase subunit type 1 TsaE, with protein sequence MNTFYIDSLDKIDEVAQAFLAEYANERVMAFYGEMGVGKTTFIKALCKALNIEDTVNSPSFAIVNEYHNQKDDIVYHFDFYRLKEEEEAYDMGYEDYLYSGHHCMIEWPEKIASLLPNGRLELHITEEMDGRRKLTIEKQ encoded by the coding sequence ATGAATACATTTTATATTGATTCATTAGATAAAATCGATGAGGTTGCACAAGCCTTTCTTGCTGAATATGCCAACGAACGGGTGATGGCTTTTTATGGAGAAATGGGAGTTGGCAAAACTACTTTTATTAAAGCGCTTTGTAAGGCATTAAATATAGAGGACACAGTTAACAGCCCTAGTTTTGCCATTGTAAACGAATATCATAATCAGAAAGATGATATTGTTTATCATTTCGATTTTTACAGACTGAAAGAAGAGGAAGAGGCTTACGACATGGGTTATGAAGATTACTTATACTCAGGCCACCATTGTATGATTGAATGGCCTGAAAAAATTGCTTCGTTATTACCCAACGGTCGTCTTGAATTGCACATTACTGAAGAAATGGATGGAAGGCGAAAACTAACCATTGAGAAACAATAA
- a CDS encoding bifunctional response regulator/alkaline phosphatase family protein, with translation MSDSNIKILWVDDEIEHLRAHIMFLKEKGYTVETSTNGQDALTMVEKSFYDLIFLDENMPGLSGLETLNFLKELRSEIPVVMITKSEEEDIMDQAIGNKIADYLIKPVNPRQILLTIKKNLNTKELVTKTTTSGYQSQFGKIALKINDSFTYKDWVEVYKRIIYWELELEQGDGAMDEVLRMQKNEANQSFTKFIKKNYIEWLNNEDDAPLMSHHLIKNKVLPLLDQGKKVFFIVIDNFRYDQWEVLKRVISSDYLIEEETPFYSILPTATQYARNSIFSGLLPSQIKKMFPQFWVDEDEEEGKNQYEEELLGTLFDRFRKKASYSYHKITDNEGGKNMLDNLHSLLENDLNAIVFNFVDMLSHARTEVKMIKELARDEAAYRSLTLSWFNHSSLKELLQRLKEEDVTIILTTDHGTTRAQNPVKVIGDRNVNTNLRYKQGKNLAYKEKEVFEIKQPDKAFLPKLNVSTTYIFACNNDFFAYPNNYNHYVSYYRDTFQHGGISLEEMIIPCSQLKGRK, from the coding sequence ATGAGTGACAGCAACATAAAAATTCTATGGGTAGATGATGAAATAGAGCATTTACGGGCACACATCATGTTTCTGAAAGAAAAAGGTTATACCGTTGAAACATCTACAAATGGTCAGGATGCTCTTACAATGGTTGAGAAGAGTTTTTATGATCTTATCTTTCTGGATGAAAACATGCCAGGCTTATCCGGTCTCGAAACACTTAACTTCTTAAAAGAGCTTCGTTCTGAAATTCCGGTTGTGATGATCACCAAAAGTGAAGAAGAAGATATCATGGATCAGGCCATCGGCAATAAAATAGCTGATTACCTTATTAAACCTGTGAATCCAAGACAAATCCTTCTTACCATCAAAAAGAATCTTAACACCAAAGAGCTGGTAACCAAAACAACCACTTCGGGCTACCAGTCACAATTTGGGAAAATTGCACTTAAAATAAACGACTCGTTTACATATAAAGATTGGGTTGAAGTTTACAAACGCATCATCTATTGGGAGCTTGAATTGGAACAGGGAGATGGTGCCATGGACGAAGTGCTTCGCATGCAGAAAAATGAAGCAAACCAGTCGTTTACAAAATTCATCAAAAAAAATTACATCGAATGGTTAAATAACGAAGATGATGCACCATTGATGTCACATCACCTGATTAAAAACAAAGTATTGCCCCTTCTCGATCAGGGTAAAAAAGTTTTCTTTATCGTGATAGATAACTTCCGATACGATCAGTGGGAAGTACTAAAAAGGGTTATTTCATCAGATTATTTGATTGAAGAGGAAACTCCTTTTTACAGCATATTACCTACAGCGACCCAATATGCACGTAACTCAATTTTCTCAGGCCTTTTACCTTCTCAAATTAAAAAGATGTTCCCTCAGTTTTGGGTTGATGAAGATGAAGAAGAAGGCAAAAACCAATACGAAGAAGAATTATTAGGTACTTTATTTGATCGATTCAGAAAAAAAGCAAGTTACAGCTATCATAAAATAACAGACAACGAAGGCGGCAAAAACATGCTGGATAATCTCCATAGTCTTTTGGAAAATGATTTAAATGCGATTGTTTTTAATTTTGTGGATATGCTCTCTCATGCCCGCACCGAAGTTAAAATGATTAAAGAGCTTGCTCGCGACGAAGCAGCTTACCGATCACTAACCTTATCTTGGTTCAACCATTCTTCGTTAAAAGAATTACTTCAGCGTTTAAAAGAAGAAGACGTTACAATCATCTTGACTACCGATCACGGAACAACACGTGCTCAGAATCCTGTTAAAGTTATTGGTGATCGCAATGTAAACACCAATTTACGCTATAAGCAAGGAAAAAATCTTGCCTATAAAGAAAAAGAGGTATTTGAAATTAAGCAACCTGACAAAGCCTTTTTACCAAAGTTGAATGTTTCAACAACATACATTTTTGCCTGCAACAACGATTTTTTTGCCTATCCTAATAATTACAATCATTACGTAAGTTATTATCGCGATACCTTTCAGCATGGTGGTATTTCACTTGAAGAAATGATAATTCCTTGTTCCCAGTTAAAAGGCCGAAAATAA
- a CDS encoding tetratricopeptide repeat protein yields the protein MIYRRTGFILIVILVLVGCSTKKNTWLSRNYHNLTAYYNVYFNGKEALNAGVKSIRDGYNNDYSRILPMYESSDESAIGVATSNMERAIEKGGKLIKKHSITAKPKKKSGSKSTRSAEFYSQKEYNEWVDDAYLLIGKAQFYKHDFLPAIRTFQYIIREYNNKPAQYEGLIWLARAYTEYQDYIGALSALESYDLGGNAPIDLYGEYMAAYANLLLKQGKYPEAIPYLKNNIANNVNRKQRLRFTYILGQLYLETDQKKEAVEAFTYVAKNSPDYEMTFNAKVIKASVLYKDADIATVKKELTKLRKDKKNKEYLDRIYWAFGQVSEQENDLDEALAYYIKSINSSIDNNDQKAQSYIDAAEIYYNRFEYPDAYYYYDSALMVINKNVESYDELVERHAGLSGLVENILIVENQDSLQRLADMSEPVLLAYLDDIIAKKKKEEEERLERERKEKEDSEDPFFLQNSQSNVNSTQTGGKWYFYNQVSKASGKTEFQKRWGKRKLEDNWRRSDKSKNMDEDLMPEDPFDAPENPLADALRKNEDDDAEQEDSPSTTSSGNIPTRQQLMEDIPLTPEARATSDDKIETSLMEMGLLFMDRLENYPKSIESLEDLLKRYPEGRMRDQALVALYNAYRLNGDEAGMASTRRRLETEFPDSRFVTYLNDPDFFNKLDKIKKEQDLAYEKTYEDFLFGRFIDVIEKSSDVIESKNDNPLLPKYYLLRALSQGKLGNTGFFRSDLDSLIIKAPGTDESALAEQLIKHLEEGKTPVQGTLFSASPKGTKTSSDINNLSGEGRTSADQIQFVYTENEPYELVVMQIENANVNRAIYNVADYNFSRYLLHDFEIKEQTLINGDRAIIVSGFKNKGEAMDYFYSLRERPEFFKFDFFKDNIAVISQSNANKFYLSGLIKEYMEFFNTYYLTMVTKKELDKVRKEEPEIDESTSKQEEEKVEEIIETTAEHPKETTEVEENKASDKAEEAASITTSPVADSTKTEEVEQPEKPKRRSIYSYAPDTTHNIIVIIEKTRLDYNRLKTIYTNFARNKFGNRLKVDLIDLGTNYRALNIAGFNNVDEAKGFIGEINSNDFLTRDIIRKEHYIWSISPANLEILLKRPTLRSYEMFYKDYY from the coding sequence ATGATATATAGAAGAACCGGTTTTATACTTATTGTAATATTAGTGCTGGTTGGCTGTAGCACAAAAAAAAATACATGGCTAAGCCGTAACTACCATAATCTGACAGCCTATTACAATGTCTATTTCAATGGCAAAGAAGCCCTCAATGCAGGTGTTAAATCCATCAGGGATGGTTATAACAATGATTATAGCCGTATTCTTCCTATGTATGAGTCATCTGATGAGAGTGCAATTGGTGTGGCAACAAGCAACATGGAACGGGCTATCGAAAAAGGGGGAAAACTGATTAAAAAACATTCCATTACCGCCAAACCAAAGAAAAAATCCGGATCAAAAAGTACCCGATCCGCAGAATTTTATTCACAAAAAGAATATAATGAGTGGGTTGATGATGCTTACCTTTTGATTGGTAAAGCTCAGTTTTACAAACATGATTTTTTACCTGCTATACGAACTTTTCAATATATCATTCGTGAATACAATAATAAGCCTGCTCAGTACGAAGGGCTTATATGGCTTGCCAGGGCATATACTGAATACCAGGATTACATAGGAGCTTTGTCGGCTCTTGAAAGCTATGATTTGGGAGGCAATGCTCCGATAGATTTATATGGAGAGTATATGGCTGCTTATGCTAATTTATTGCTGAAGCAGGGAAAATATCCCGAAGCCATTCCTTACCTTAAAAATAATATTGCCAACAATGTGAACCGTAAACAACGACTTCGGTTTACATACATCCTGGGACAGCTTTATCTCGAAACAGATCAGAAAAAAGAAGCTGTCGAAGCTTTTACATATGTTGCCAAAAACAGTCCGGATTACGAAATGACATTTAATGCAAAAGTGATCAAAGCTTCTGTACTCTATAAAGATGCCGACATTGCAACCGTTAAAAAAGAACTGACCAAGCTTCGTAAGGATAAAAAGAACAAAGAATATCTTGATCGTATCTACTGGGCTTTCGGACAGGTATCTGAACAGGAGAACGACCTCGACGAAGCGTTGGCTTATTATATTAAATCGATTAATAGCAGTATTGATAATAATGATCAGAAAGCTCAATCGTATATTGATGCCGCCGAAATATATTATAATCGTTTCGAATATCCCGATGCCTATTACTATTATGATAGCGCGCTGATGGTGATTAACAAAAACGTTGAATCATATGACGAATTAGTTGAACGACATGCTGGTTTAAGTGGCTTGGTTGAAAATATTCTCATTGTTGAGAACCAGGATAGTTTACAACGTCTGGCAGATATGAGTGAACCGGTTTTACTTGCATATCTTGATGACATCATTGCCAAAAAGAAGAAGGAAGAAGAAGAACGATTAGAGCGCGAGCGAAAAGAAAAAGAAGATTCTGAAGATCCGTTTTTCCTACAGAACAGTCAAAGCAATGTTAATTCAACCCAAACAGGTGGTAAATGGTATTTTTATAACCAGGTATCGAAAGCTTCTGGTAAAACAGAATTTCAGAAACGTTGGGGTAAGCGTAAGTTAGAAGATAACTGGAGACGAAGCGATAAGAGTAAAAACATGGATGAGGATTTGATGCCTGAAGATCCATTTGATGCCCCGGAGAATCCACTCGCTGATGCATTACGTAAAAATGAAGATGATGATGCAGAGCAGGAAGACTCACCATCAACTACTTCGTCAGGTAATATTCCTACTCGTCAGCAATTGATGGAAGACATTCCGCTCACTCCTGAAGCAAGGGCAACCTCAGATGATAAGATTGAAACCTCGTTGATGGAGATGGGGCTTTTATTTATGGATCGTCTGGAGAATTACCCAAAATCGATAGAATCTTTAGAGGACTTACTGAAACGATATCCTGAAGGTAGAATGAGAGATCAGGCATTAGTGGCTCTATATAATGCTTACCGACTTAATGGAGATGAGGCCGGTATGGCATCAACGCGTCGAAGACTGGAAACAGAATTCCCAGACAGCCGTTTTGTAACTTACCTGAACGATCCTGATTTCTTTAATAAGTTGGATAAAATTAAGAAAGAACAGGATCTTGCCTACGAAAAAACATATGAAGACTTTCTTTTTGGTCGTTTTATCGATGTAATAGAAAAAAGTAGTGATGTAATTGAATCAAAGAATGATAATCCTTTATTGCCTAAATATTATCTATTAAGAGCCTTATCACAAGGAAAACTGGGCAATACAGGTTTCTTCAGAAGCGATCTTGACTCATTAATCATTAAAGCACCTGGAACAGACGAATCTGCATTAGCGGAACAGTTAATTAAGCACCTTGAAGAAGGAAAGACTCCCGTTCAAGGCACATTATTTTCAGCATCGCCAAAGGGAACAAAAACAAGTTCTGATATCAACAATCTCTCCGGTGAAGGTAGAACATCAGCTGACCAAATTCAATTTGTTTATACCGAAAATGAGCCTTATGAATTAGTGGTTATGCAGATTGAGAATGCTAATGTCAACCGTGCAATTTACAATGTGGCAGATTATAACTTCTCACGTTACTTATTGCACGATTTCGAAATAAAGGAGCAAACGTTGATCAATGGAGACAGAGCCATCATCGTAAGTGGTTTTAAAAACAAAGGTGAGGCAATGGACTATTTCTATTCGTTGCGCGAGAGACCCGAGTTTTTCAAATTTGACTTCTTTAAAGACAACATTGCGGTTATCTCTCAATCAAATGCCAATAAGTTCTACTTATCAGGCCTGATAAAGGAATACATGGAATTCTTCAACACTTACTATCTGACCATGGTTACGAAAAAAGAGCTGGACAAAGTAAGAAAAGAAGAACCTGAAATTGATGAAAGTACTTCAAAACAAGAGGAAGAAAAAGTTGAAGAAATAATTGAAACAACTGCTGAACATCCAAAAGAAACAACGGAAGTTGAAGAAAATAAAGCAAGCGATAAAGCAGAAGAAGCAGCCAGTATTACAACATCACCTGTTGCTGATTCAACTAAAACTGAAGAAGTAGAGCAACCGGAAAAACCAAAACGAAGATCTATTTATAGCTATGCTCCGGATACGACACATAACATTATCGTAATAATTGAGAAAACACGGTTGGATTACAATAGACTAAAAACAATCTATACCAATTTCGCACGTAACAAGTTTGGAAACCGATTAAAAGTAGATTTGATTGATCTTGGCACCAATTATCGTGCTTTAAATATTGCGGGATTCAATAACGTAGATGAAGCCAAAGGATTTATTGGTGAAATTAACTCTAATGATTTTCTTACGCGGGATATTATTCGAAAGGAACACTATATTTGGAGTATATCACCAGCGAATCTTGAAATTCTGTTGAAGAGACCAACTCTCAGATCTTATGAAATGTTCTATAAAGATTATTATTAG
- a CDS encoding alanine dehydrogenase — protein MMGENKPYSLMGQTHLLPREEMLETGKRKKLVTIGIPKDFSFFENRVPLSPQGVELLIANGHSVLFEAGAGDRANYFDHDFAECGAKIVQKKEVFTADIILKISAPNDEEIELLKPNQVVFSLIYLYNQSRESIQKMMDKKIIAIGYEVLKDGNDCYPIIRSMSEIEGAASVMIASEYLSKAHNGKGVLLGGITGISPAEVVILGAGTAGEFAARAALGLGASVKVFDNSFHRLRELERNIGQRIFTSVLHPPAVTKAMQSADALIGSLRYLQAGHTFMVTEDQVSQMKPGSIIIDLSMDQGGCIETSKCTNFDRPIFHKHGVIHYCVPNIASRVSRTSSIALSNIFAPILLSIGESGGIQNLIKENLGISQGVYLYKGILTNNLIANRFSLPSKDIGLLMAAF, from the coding sequence ATGATGGGCGAAAACAAACCTTATTCTTTAATGGGACAGACTCACTTGTTACCCAGAGAAGAAATGCTTGAGACAGGAAAGAGAAAGAAGTTGGTTACCATTGGCATCCCAAAAGATTTTTCTTTTTTCGAGAACCGAGTTCCTCTTTCACCACAGGGTGTTGAGCTACTTATTGCCAATGGCCATTCTGTTCTGTTCGAAGCAGGTGCTGGCGACAGGGCCAATTATTTCGACCATGATTTTGCCGAATGCGGAGCTAAAATAGTTCAGAAAAAAGAAGTTTTTACGGCCGACATTATTCTTAAGATTTCAGCCCCTAACGACGAAGAAATAGAACTATTAAAGCCTAATCAGGTTGTTTTCTCACTCATTTATCTTTACAATCAAAGTCGTGAATCCATCCAAAAAATGATGGATAAAAAGATAATTGCTATTGGCTACGAAGTCCTTAAAGATGGTAATGATTGTTATCCCATCATTCGCAGTATGAGTGAGATTGAAGGTGCAGCCTCAGTTATGATCGCAAGTGAATATCTGAGTAAAGCACATAATGGGAAAGGTGTATTATTAGGGGGTATCACCGGCATTTCGCCAGCCGAAGTTGTTATCTTAGGAGCAGGAACAGCAGGTGAATTTGCTGCCAGGGCTGCATTAGGTTTAGGTGCTTCTGTTAAAGTGTTTGATAACTCATTTCACCGACTTCGGGAGCTTGAACGTAATATCGGGCAACGTATTTTTACTTCAGTATTACATCCACCAGCAGTAACAAAAGCCATGCAAAGTGCAGATGCTTTAATCGGAAGCCTTCGTTACCTGCAGGCAGGACATACATTTATGGTTACTGAAGATCAGGTTTCGCAAATGAAACCCGGCTCTATTATCATTGATTTAAGCATGGATCAGGGTGGTTGTATCGAAACAAGTAAGTGTACCAACTTTGATCGCCCCATCTTCCATAAACATGGAGTGATTCATTATTGTGTGCCTAACATAGCTTCAAGAGTTTCGCGTACTTCATCCATTGCCTTAAGTAATATCTTTGCTCCAATCCTTTTAAGCATTGGTGAGTCTGGAGGCATTCAAAATTTAATAAAAGAAAATTTAGGCATCAGTCAGGGAGTCTATCTGTACAAAGGAATACTAACAAACAACCTGATAGCCAACCGTTTTAGCCTACCTTCTAAAGATATTGGTTTACTAATGGCTGCCTTTTAA
- the ggt gene encoding gamma-glutamyltransferase, which yields MRIKVFVLLILFPVLVSAQDRITGRNFASRSEVIGKNGMVCTSHPLATQVGLDILKQGGSAIDAAIAANATLGLMEPTGSGVGGDLFAIVWDAKTQKLYGLNGSGRSPQDLSLDYFKNQGLDMIPSFGPLPVTVPGCVDGWFELHSKFGKLPMKNILQPAINYAEDGFPLTELIAYYWKLSVNRFKKYPNVVDTYTNDGLAPEKGQIFKNPYLANTYKIIADKGRDSFYKGKVANTIADFIKSQGGFLSTKDLAAHHSEWVDPVSINYRGYDIWELPPNGQGITALQMLSILKGYSFRKDEYGTARHLHLVTEAKKLAFEDRAKYYADMQMTDVPVEKLISDEYGTERRNLINEDRAGSYQAGEISAGETIYLTVADQWGNMVSLIQSNYRGMGSGMVPPELGFMLQDRGELFSLNADQANVFEPGKRPFHTIIPAFVTKDGKPVMSFGVMGGDFQPQGHVQILMNIIDFGMNLQEAGDAPRFSHDGSSTPTGLSSKGRGETHLETGFDPQQILGLTRLGHRVTFSPGEYGGYQAIWYDADKGVYFGASESRKDGNAAGY from the coding sequence ATGAGAATAAAAGTATTTGTCTTACTTATTTTATTTCCGGTTTTAGTGAGTGCACAGGATCGGATAACCGGAAGGAATTTTGCTTCACGTAGTGAGGTGATTGGTAAAAACGGGATGGTTTGCACAAGTCATCCGTTGGCAACACAAGTAGGATTAGATATACTGAAACAAGGAGGATCAGCCATTGATGCGGCTATTGCTGCTAATGCCACTTTAGGGTTGATGGAACCAACCGGTTCGGGTGTTGGGGGTGATTTATTTGCGATTGTTTGGGATGCAAAAACACAGAAACTATATGGTTTAAATGGAAGTGGACGATCACCGCAAGATCTCTCATTGGATTATTTCAAAAATCAGGGGTTAGATATGATTCCGTCATTTGGGCCATTACCTGTTACAGTTCCGGGGTGTGTTGATGGCTGGTTTGAGTTACATTCTAAATTTGGAAAACTTCCAATGAAGAATATTTTGCAACCCGCAATCAATTATGCTGAAGACGGATTTCCATTAACTGAGCTCATAGCTTATTATTGGAAGTTATCAGTAAACAGATTTAAAAAGTACCCTAATGTAGTTGATACCTATACCAATGATGGTTTAGCACCCGAGAAAGGACAAATATTTAAGAATCCATATTTAGCTAACACCTATAAGATAATTGCGGATAAAGGTCGGGATAGTTTTTACAAAGGTAAAGTCGCAAATACTATTGCAGATTTTATTAAAAGTCAGGGTGGTTTTCTGTCAACGAAGGATTTGGCAGCACACCATAGTGAATGGGTTGATCCTGTTTCAATAAATTACAGGGGTTATGATATTTGGGAATTACCGCCCAATGGTCAGGGGATAACAGCGCTGCAAATGTTATCTATCTTAAAAGGATATTCTTTCAGAAAAGATGAATATGGAACTGCACGTCATTTACATTTGGTTACTGAAGCAAAAAAGCTTGCCTTTGAAGACCGGGCTAAGTATTATGCCGATATGCAAATGACAGATGTTCCGGTTGAGAAATTAATTTCTGATGAATATGGAACTGAACGGAGGAATTTAATTAATGAAGACCGTGCAGGTTCATATCAGGCTGGTGAGATAAGTGCCGGTGAAACAATATATCTGACAGTAGCCGATCAATGGGGAAATATGGTTTCGCTGATTCAGAGTAATTACCGTGGAATGGGATCGGGAATGGTTCCACCGGAATTGGGTTTTATGTTGCAGGACCGAGGGGAACTTTTCTCTTTAAATGCTGATCAGGCAAACGTGTTTGAGCCTGGCAAAAGACCTTTTCATACTATAATACCTGCATTTGTAACAAAAGATGGAAAGCCTGTTATGAGTTTTGGTGTGATGGGAGGTGATTTTCAGCCGCAGGGACATGTTCAGATTTTAATGAATATCATTGATTTCGGTATGAATCTTCAGGAAGCAGGTGATGCTCCCCGATTTAGTCACGATGGGTCATCCACTCCAACAGGTCTTTCATCAAAAGGAAGAGGTGAGACTCATCTGGAAACAGGATTTGATCCGCAACAAATTTTGGGATTGACAAGATTAGGTCACCGGGTGACTTTTTCGCCTGGTGAATATGGTGGTTATCAGGCAATCTGGTATGATGCAGATAAGGGAGTTTATTTTGGCGCATCTGAATCTAGGAAAGATGGAAATGCAGCAGGTTATTAA
- a CDS encoding M23 family metallopeptidase produces MAKTEKSKTLVQKLKHKYRLAVFNEQTYEEVFGMRLSRLNVFISIGITFIILIISVIYLIAFTGLREYIPGYPSGKERRMIIQNTQRVDSLIMEIERRDRFFRDIRAIMSGELPEGATAEDLDSTGSINNNKITFKKSEEDSIFREQVEQEEKFNLSAFETTSSKLELEHRFLFSPLKGVVVNKFGESEGHYGVDIVAKEGARVSSVLDGTVIFTGWTVETGYVIQVQHSHNLISLYKHNERLLKSMGDKVQAGEAIAHVGNSGELTTGPHLHFELWYNGIAVDAEQYISFE; encoded by the coding sequence ATGGCAAAAACAGAAAAAAGCAAGACACTAGTTCAGAAGTTAAAACATAAATACCGACTTGCTGTCTTTAATGAACAAACATATGAAGAAGTCTTTGGAATGAGACTTTCAAGACTGAATGTTTTTATAAGCATTGGTATCACTTTTATTATACTGATCATTTCTGTTATTTACCTGATTGCTTTTACAGGATTACGTGAATACATACCTGGCTATCCCTCAGGGAAAGAAAGACGTATGATCATTCAAAACACACAAAGGGTTGACAGCCTGATTATGGAGATTGAAAGACGCGACAGATTCTTTAGAGATATCCGGGCAATCATGTCTGGTGAGTTACCAGAAGGTGCCACAGCTGAAGATCTGGATAGTACCGGCTCCATTAACAATAATAAAATAACCTTCAAAAAATCAGAAGAAGATTCAATCTTTAGAGAACAAGTTGAACAGGAAGAGAAGTTTAACTTATCTGCTTTTGAAACTACCAGCTCTAAACTTGAACTGGAACATCGCTTTCTATTTTCACCACTAAAAGGGGTTGTTGTCAACAAATTCGGTGAATCAGAAGGTCATTATGGAGTTGATATTGTTGCAAAAGAAGGGGCCAGAGTTAGCTCCGTTCTTGATGGAACGGTCATATTTACCGGATGGACTGTGGAAACAGGATATGTCATTCAGGTACAACATAGTCATAACCTTATTTCATTGTATAAGCACAACGAAAGGCTATTAAAAAGTATGGGTGATAAGGTACAGGCAGGTGAAGCCATTGCACATGTTGGTAACTCAGGCGAATTAACAACCGGACCACATTTACATTTCGAATTATGGTATAACGGCATTGCTGTTGATGCCGAACAATACATCTCTTTTGAGTAA